Proteins from one Juglans microcarpa x Juglans regia isolate MS1-56 chromosome 6S, Jm3101_v1.0, whole genome shotgun sequence genomic window:
- the LOC121237293 gene encoding uncharacterized protein LOC121237293 isoform X3, which yields MADWGPVIVAVVLFVLLSPGLLFQIPAKGRVVEFGNMQTSGASILVHAIIYFGLITIFLIAIGVHIYTAKGGGD from the exons ATGGCGGACTGGGGGCCAGTGATAGTAGCAGTGGTGTTGTTCGTGTTGTTGAGTCCGGGATTGTTGTTTCAGATTCCGGCAAAAGGAAGGGTGGTGGAGTTTGGGAACATGCAGACAAGCGGTGCTTCTATTTTGGTCCATGCCATCATTTACTTTGGCCTCATCACCATCTTCCTTATTGCCATTGGTGTCCACATCTATACTG CAAAAGGTGGAGGAGATTGA
- the LOC121237292 gene encoding CBS domain-containing protein CBSCBSPB5-like — MASQGSFSRRSLSFTKKKKTSENGGPDSTRKSLSLSRSKGLTGERTVKRLRLSKALTIPENTTILEACHRMAARRVDALLLTDTNALLCGILTDKDIATRVIACEVNLEETPVSQVMTRNPTFVLSDTLAVEALQKMVQGKFRHLPVVENGEVMALLDIAKCLYDAIARLERAAEKGKAIAAAVEGVEKHWGTSVSGPDTLIETLRERMFKPSLSTIIPENSKVVMVSPTETVLFATKKMLEFRLSCAVVTIDNKPQGILTSKDILMRVIAENLHPESTLVEKVMTPNPECATVDTPIVDALHSMHDGKFLHLPVLDRDGNVVAVVDVIHITHAAVATVGSTAGISNEATSTMMQKFWDSAMASSHHGDEEDTQSEGSLILASEVTETERSLPFPSSNLPNTFSFKIQDKKGRMHRFTCDVQGLADLIAAILQRVGDDIDPNHLPQILYEDEDHDKVVLASDSDLAAAVDHAKSVGWKGLRLHLDYSGTRGRRRATSSGGLDYANEDAWASAYSAVAAGAALVAGLGVLAYLRRSGT, encoded by the exons ATGGCGAGTCAAGGCAGTTTTTCAAGAAGAAGTCTATCATttacaaagaagaagaaaacctcGGAGAATGGAGGCCCTGATTCTACAAGAAAGTCTCTATCCCTTTCGCGGTCTAA GGGACTGACTGGAGAGCGTACTGTAAAACGGCTGCGGCTCTCGAAGGCACTAACAATTCCTGAAAATACAACTATTCTTGAGGCTTGCCATCGCATGGCTGCTCGTAGAGTTGATGCTTTATTGCTAACTGACACCAATGCATTGCTTTGTGGAATCCTTACAGACAAG GATATAGCAACTAGGGTTATCGCCTGTGAGGTTAATCTGGAAGAGACACCTGTTTCCCAAGTTATGACAAGAAACCCAACTTTTGTTCTCTCTGACACGCTTGCTGTTGAAGCCCTCCAAAAGATGGTGCAAG GAAAATTCAGACATTTGCCAGTAGTGGAGAATGGGGAGGTCATGGCCCTACTTGATATAGCAAAGTGTTTATATGATGCCATTGCTCGTTTGGAAAGGGCAGCTGAAAAGGGAAAGGCTATTGCTGCAGCTGTTGAGGGTGTCGAAAAACATTGGGGGACATCAGTTTCTG GTCCCGATACCTTAATTGAAACATTGAGGGAGCGGATGTTTAAGCCTTCTCTGTCTACAATCATTCCAGAGAATTCAAA GGTTGTAATGGTTTCCCCAACAGAAACCGTATTATTCGCAACAAAGAAGATGCTTGAATTTCGATTAAGCTGTGCAGTTGTGACGATTGATAACAAACCACAGGGAATTCTTAC TTCAAAGGATATCTTGATGCGGGTAATAGCAGAAAATCTTCATCCAGAGTCCACTTTAGTAGAGAAG GTCATGACACCGAATCCAGAATGTGCAACGGTAGATACACCAATTGTTGATGCACTGCATAGTATGCATGATGGAAAGTTTTTGCACCTTCCTGTACTAGATAGAG ATGGAAATGTAGTTGCTGTTGTGGATGTAATACATATCACTCATGCTGCTGTGGCCACA GTTGGAAGTACTGCTGGCATAAGTAATGAAGCCACAAGCACTATGATGCAAAAGTTCTGGGATTCTGCCATGGCCTCAAGTCACCATGGTGATGAGGAGGATACACAAAG TGAAGGTTCCTTGATATTGGCTTCAGAAGtaacagagacagagagatcgCTTCCCTTTCCCTCATCGAACCTGCcaaatacattttcttttaaaatccaAGACAAGAAGGGAAGAATGCATAGGTTCACTTGTG ATGTCCAGGGTTTGGCAGATCTTATAGCTGCAATCCTTCAGAGGGTGGGAGATGACATTGATCCCAACCACCTGCCTCAGATTCTG TATGAAGATGAAGACCATGATAAAGTTGTCCTAGCATCAGATAGCGATCTTGCTGCTGCTGTGGACCATGCAAAGTCAGTTGGTTGGAAG GGTTTGAGATTGCATTTAGACTACTCGGGGACACGAGGTCGTCGGAGAGCTACCAGTTCAGGGGGTTTGGATTATGCCAATGAAGATGCATGGGCCTCTGCATATAGTGCTGTTGCAGCAGGAGCTGCACTTGTAGCTGGTTTAGGTGTATTAGCATACTTGAGAAGATCCGGGACCTGA
- the LOC121237293 gene encoding uncharacterized protein LOC121237293 isoform X1, producing the protein MADWGPVIVAVVLFVLLSPGLLFQIPAKGRVVEFGNMQTSGASILVHAIIYFGLITIFLIAIGVHIYTDKLYEADEVGAQSVVFDFASFPQASFNFRSMIG; encoded by the exons ATGGCGGACTGGGGGCCAGTGATAGTAGCAGTGGTGTTGTTCGTGTTGTTGAGTCCGGGATTGTTGTTTCAGATTCCGGCAAAAGGAAGGGTGGTGGAGTTTGGGAACATGCAGACAAGCGGTGCTTCTATTTTGGTCCATGCCATCATTTACTTTGGCCTCATCACCATCTTCCTTATTGCCATTGGTGTCCACATCTATACTG ATAAATTATATGAAGCTGATGAAGTTGGTGCACAATCAGTTGTATTTGATTTTGCCTCTTTCCCCCAAGCTTCTTTTAATTTTCGTTCAATGATAGGGTGA
- the LOC121237293 gene encoding uncharacterized protein LOC121237293 isoform X2, whose amino-acid sequence MADWGPVIVAVVLFVLLSPGLLFQIPAKGRVVEFGNMQTSGASILVHAIIYFGLITIFLIAIGVHIYTGTQGENVSFPFLSSTFSAAKRSQ is encoded by the exons ATGGCGGACTGGGGGCCAGTGATAGTAGCAGTGGTGTTGTTCGTGTTGTTGAGTCCGGGATTGTTGTTTCAGATTCCGGCAAAAGGAAGGGTGGTGGAGTTTGGGAACATGCAGACAAGCGGTGCTTCTATTTTGGTCCATGCCATCATTTACTTTGGCCTCATCACCATCTTCCTTATTGCCATTGGTGTCCACATCTATACTG GTACACAAGGTGAAAACGTTTCGTTTCCATTCCTTAGCTCAACTTTCTCAGCAGCTAAACGGTCTCAATAA
- the LOC121237293 gene encoding uncharacterized protein LOC121237293 isoform X4 has product MADWGPVIVAVVLFVLLSPGLLFQIPAKGRVVEFGNMQTSGASILVHAIIYFGLITIFLIAIGVHIYTG; this is encoded by the exons ATGGCGGACTGGGGGCCAGTGATAGTAGCAGTGGTGTTGTTCGTGTTGTTGAGTCCGGGATTGTTGTTTCAGATTCCGGCAAAAGGAAGGGTGGTGGAGTTTGGGAACATGCAGACAAGCGGTGCTTCTATTTTGGTCCATGCCATCATTTACTTTGGCCTCATCACCATCTTCCTTATTGCCATTGGTGTCCACATCTATACTG GCTAG